A window of Longimicrobiales bacterium genomic DNA:
CAGCGGGCAGGCGCGGGAAGGCGCACCGGATGCTCGCCAGCGCGACCGCGCAAGCTCGCGCCGAAGGTGCGCTCCCCGCGTCGTATGTAGTCGCTCAGATGTACCCGAACAGCGGCGGAAACGTCACCACGACGATGGCCGCCCAGATCGCGTACACCCACAGGTAGTTCGTCTGCCAGCGCTCCAGGTCGCTGAAGCCGCCACGCCGCCGCAGGAACCGCACGTACAGCACCGCGGACCACGCCAGGTTGACCAGCAGGATCACGTTCTCACCCAGCGCCGCGACACGGTTGGGCGTGAAGCCGAACTCGTTGATCCGCGCCGCGATCGCCCACAGCGCGACCGCATCGGCCAGCAGCGCACTCACCACCAGCACGACCTGCAGCACATCGAAGAATCCCGGCGGTGCGCCCGGGTCCCGCGCCGAGATGGAGTACAGCAGCAGACCGAGCACCACCACCAGCAGCAGGTCGAAAACGATCAGCAGCTCGCGCCCGATGTCGAGCGGTCGACCGGTGAGCAGCATCGTCACCAGGAACGTGATCAGGGCCGCCGTGAACAGCGGCGTGAACAGGCGCGTGAGCACGGGCGCCATGTTCTCGATCACGCTCTGCTTCGCTTCCACCAGCCACGACGCCACGACCACCGCACCGACCGCGCCGCAGGGCAGGATCCACTGCTCGAAGATGGGCTCGATGTCGATGCCGATCGCCTCGAACGTGAGCGCGGTGAAGCCCATGAGCACGCCACCGCCGAGCGCGATCAGCACGAAGTAGATGAACAGCTCACCCGAGAAACGGATGAAGTCCATCCGGCCCGCCACCTCGCCCCACCGGCCGCCCGCGTATGCGACACCGACCACGATCCAGAGCGCGATCGGCAGGTGCAGCGCCGTCAGCGCTTCCGTGTTCCCCTGCGGCCGGAACGGGTAGACGTTCGCAAAGACCAGGGCCAGGGCGAAGGCGAGCGCGAGCCAGCGGAGGGTGCCGGTGTCGAGCTTGCGCTTCCACGCGAAGTAGCCGGTCAGCAGCGGCAGCACGAAGAAGCTGACATTGCGCGCGTAGACGTTGGCATCCTCGTTCAGGTCCAGCCCGAACAGCGCCGGCAGCTTGATCGCGACCGCCGCCGCCACCGCTACACCAAGCGCCACGAGCGCGTCACGCGACGCCCACACGTCGGGCTGCCCCACATCCGCGGGCATTGCGACCAGCTGCTTCCACAGCCGCTCCGAATGTTCGCGCGCAAACTCCCGCGAAAGCGTGTCCAGGTCGCCCAGTCGCTTCACCGCGACCAGGAATGCCTCGTCCGTAGCGAGCCCCGCGTCCACCAGCACCGCCACCTGCTCGCGCAGGTGATCCTCCAGCTCCGCGACGTCCACTGCATGAATCGCCTGCCGCCGGCGGAGATAGCTCCGCCACTGGTCGATCTGCTCTTCCAGCGTTGCCGCGTTTTCCTGCGTCGACATGGTCAGGCTGCCTGCAGCAAGGGAATCAGGAATGCCGGCCCTGCGGCCGGGCGGGAAAGGGCCGGAACCAGGCGCAGCCGCGCCCGAAGGGGCAGCATCGCACCCGGTCCACGGCCGGGAACGTGTCGCGGCCACGCAGAACGACGCGCTGCATCGAACATGGCGCGCAACGACGGCAGGAGGTCAGCGGCGATCCAAAGCAGGGCGCGCGCCACCGGCCGGGGCGTCGGAACCGAGAGCGACAGGCCGCCCCAGATGCCGCGCAACGTCGCGTCAACCGCCTGCCACTGCCGGCGCTCCTCGGCAAGCTGCGATCGACCTCGCTGCGTGATCTGGTAGTACTTTCGACGTCGCCCCGTCTCCGCCGTCTCCCAGCGCGCCTCCACGTGCCCCTGCCGCTCCAGCCGGTGCAGCACGGGATACAACATCCCGTCCGTCCACTCCATCGCCCCACCCGACAGTTCCCGCACCCGCTGCAGGATCGCGTAGCCGTAGCTGTCCCCTTCGGCCAGGATCGCCAGCACGATCGGCGTCGAGGACGCGGCAATGAGGTCCTTGTTGATCTCCATGGCACTCATCCAGAGCAGGGCTCAGGTGACCCAACGGCCGCCCCGGCGGTCCGTGACCGGCGGGCGGCATACCTGATAGTACTATACATGGAGGTGTTAGGTATGGGAAGGGGTCGAATTCAAGGACGGCGGTGGCGCTTCGGCCCACCCCGTTCGTGGACGGCGGTGGCGCTTCGGCCCACCTGGAGGCCCGCAGGCAGGGCCGGTGGTGGGGCTGCCGACTCCCCTCCCGCGGCCAGGGCCGGTGGAGGGGCTGCCGGACTCCCCCTCGCGGCTGCAAGGACACTGAAATGCCACGCCCTCCGGGCTCAGGGGCACCCAGCCGGGAGTCGGCAGCGTCCCGCCCGCGTTTCGGGAGTTCGGCGTATTCAGTTTCCTCCAGCCTGACTGCCCGCGACGGCGGCACCCGGATGCTTTGGCCCATCCCGCCAGCCTCCCGCCCCGACGTGCAATCCAGGTTTGGAACGCCGGCTTCGCTGCAGGCGGGAATCTCGATGCATCCTGGTGGACGCATCCCTTTTCCGCCCGCGGTACGCGGACGATGAAAGGCAACGTTGCGCGCATCCGTCATGAATCGAACGCGAGCAACATTGCCTCTGATATTCACAGCCAACGTTGCACGCGTTCACCGGGCACCGGAAGCGAGCAACGTTGCCTTTGATAATCACAGCCAACGTTGCACGCATTCGAAATCGCACGGACCCGAGCAACGTTGCCTTGGACGTCCCGCCGGAATCAGGAGGCGGATTTCGCTGCACGGGCTCGCAGAGCACGCTCACGACAACGATCCGCAACCAGGACCGAGCGCCGTCACCAGCACCCTCGACCTCACATCAGGCGACCATGGCAACTCATCCGCGGAATTCACCGGATGCACCGGACTCACCCAACCCACCGTATTCAGCGAGATCAGCCAGTTCGCAGGCTCCACCGGATCCGCCGAAACAGTTCCGGCGCACCACGTCGGTCGAGACCGCATCAGGCGGACGCGCCGTTACCCCGCCCGCAGCCATCCCGCGCGACACCACCGTCCCGCGCGAAACCGCCATCCCGCGCGACACCACCGTCCCGCGCGACACCGCCGTCCCGCGCAACACCGCCGTCCCACCCGAGACTGCCGTCCCGCCCGACACCCCCGTCCCACCCGAGACTACCGTCCCGCGCGACACCGCCGTCCCGCGCGAGACTGCCGTCCCACCCGACACCGCCGTCCCGCGCGACACCCCCGTCCCACCCAACACCGCCGACAACCGCATCGCCGCCCTCGCCGCGCGACAGCACGGCGTCGTGTCACGCGAGCAACTGCTGCGAACCGGCGTGACCGAGCCCGCCATCGATTACCGCGTCAACCGCGGCCAGCTTCAGCCGATGGTCCGCGGCGTTTACCGCGTCGGTCCGATCGAGGGGCGGTACGCGCGGGAGATGGCGGCGGTCCTCGCGAGCGGCGCGGGTGCACTGCTCAGCCACCTCAGCGCCTGCGCGGTGTGGCGGGTCACTCGTCCACGCAGCAGGGACGCGCGCGTCGACGTGACCGCCCTGGTTTTCCGGAGGCCCGGTCCGTTGATTCGCGTGCATCGCACGAGCGCGCTGCACCCGGACGACATCGCAAGCCGTCACGGCATCCCGATCACGAGTGTCGCGCGGACGCTGGTGGATGTCGCCGGATGCATGGACCGGCAGGAGCTGGAGCGCGCCGTGTCGACGGCGGAGCGCGCCGGCCTGACGACGCGCGCCGCCATTCTGCAGACGCTCGATCGACATCCGCGCCGCTGCGGGGCACCGGTGCTGCGCGCTCTCCTGGACGGTGGCCCGGCGCTCACCCGTTCCGAGGCCGAGGAGCGATTCGTCGCGCTGCTGCGGCAGGGGGGCCTGCCGCTTCCGGAGGTCAACGCGGTGCTGCACGGCTACGAGGTCGACTGCGTGTGGCGCGCGGAGAAAGTGGTGGTGGAGATCGACGGGTACGCGTTCCACGGCTCGCGCGCGGCCTTCGAGCGCGACCGCCGGCGCGACGCCGCCCTGATGTCCGCGGGCTTTCGAGTGGTGCGCCTCTCGTGGCGGCAGATCACGCGCACGTCGCCAGCGGTGCTGGTCGCGGTTGCGCAGATTCTCGCCGGGGCCGGGAGCACGCGATGAACAGTGCGGCCGTCGCATGACACGTGCATCTTCCGGACGGCCCCTTGGACGCTACGGCGGCTATACCCTGCGGCACGCGTCGACATAACGAAGGCCGCTGCCGATCACGACGGACGTCGCCGCAGTTCCGGCCGACACAGGATCGAGATGCACGAAACCAGGCAAAGCGACGCCGGTCACGCGAACACCCGCGCCAGGCGCCTGCTGCTGGTCGCGGGCATGCTCCTCGTCGCGTTCAACCTGCGTTCGGCGCTCGCGAGTGTCGGGCCGCTCGTCGACCCGATCATGGATGCGACGGGAATGTCCGCGACCGCATTCGGCTTTCTGACGACGCTCCCGCTCATCGCCTTCGGCTTGGTCTCGCCTGTCGCCCCATCGTTCACACGGCGGATCGGACTGGGGAGCGCGCTGGTCGTTGCGCTGGTGCTGATCACGGCCGGGACGGCGATTCGGCCGCTGGCTGGTGCGACGCTGCTCTACATCGGCACGGGCGCGCTCGGCGTGGGCGTCGCACTCGGCAATGTGCTCCTGCCCGCTCTCGTGAAGCGCGACTTCGCGCACCGATCCGGCTCGATGACCAGCCTCTACTCGAGCATGATGGGAGTGGGCGCGACGATCGCGGCGGCGACGACGGTGCCGCTCGCGCGTGGCATGGGCTGGCGCAACGCGCTCGCGTTGTGGGCGGTGCCG
This region includes:
- a CDS encoding permease prefix domain 1-containing protein; this encodes MSTQENAATLEEQIDQWRSYLRRRQAIHAVDVAELEDHLREQVAVLVDAGLATDEAFLVAVKRLGDLDTLSREFAREHSERLWKQLVAMPADVGQPDVWASRDALVALGVAVAAAVAIKLPALFGLDLNEDANVYARNVSFFVLPLLTGYFAWKRKLDTGTLRWLALAFALALVFANVYPFRPQGNTEALTALHLPIALWIVVGVAYAGGRWGEVAGRMDFIRFSGELFIYFVLIALGGGVLMGFTALTFEAIGIDIEPIFEQWILPCGAVGAVVVASWLVEAKQSVIENMAPVLTRLFTPLFTAALITFLVTMLLTGRPLDIGRELLIVFDLLLVVVLGLLLYSISARDPGAPPGFFDVLQVVLVVSALLADAVALWAIAARINEFGFTPNRVAALGENVILLVNLAWSAVLYVRFLRRRGGFSDLERWQTNYLWVYAIWAAIVVVTFPPLFGYI
- a CDS encoding helix-turn-helix transcriptional regulator, giving the protein MEINKDLIAASSTPIVLAILAEGDSYGYAILQRVRELSGGAMEWTDGMLYPVLHRLERQGHVEARWETAETGRRRKYYQITQRGRSQLAEERRQWQAVDATLRGIWGGLSLSVPTPRPVARALLWIAADLLPSLRAMFDAARRSAWPRHVPGRGPGAMLPLRARLRLVPALSRPAAGPAFLIPLLQAA
- a CDS encoding type IV toxin-antitoxin system AbiEi family antitoxin domain-containing protein; this encodes MATHPRNSPDAPDSPNPPYSARSASSQAPPDPPKQFRRTTSVETASGGRAVTPPAAIPRDTTVPRETAIPRDTTVPRDTAVPRNTAVPPETAVPPDTPVPPETTVPRDTAVPRETAVPPDTAVPRDTPVPPNTADNRIAALAARQHGVVSREQLLRTGVTEPAIDYRVNRGQLQPMVRGVYRVGPIEGRYAREMAAVLASGAGALLSHLSACAVWRVTRPRSRDARVDVTALVFRRPGPLIRVHRTSALHPDDIASRHGIPITSVARTLVDVAGCMDRQELERAVSTAERAGLTTRAAILQTLDRHPRRCGAPVLRALLDGGPALTRSEAEERFVALLRQGGLPLPEVNAVLHGYEVDCVWRAEKVVVEIDGYAFHGSRAAFERDRRRDAALMSAGFRVVRLSWRQITRTSPAVLVAVAQILAGAGSTR
- a CDS encoding MFS transporter, with amino-acid sequence MHETRQSDAGHANTRARRLLLVAGMLLVAFNLRSALASVGPLVDPIMDATGMSATAFGFLTTLPLIAFGLVSPVAPSFTRRIGLGSALVVALVLITAGTAIRPLAGATLLYIGTGALGVGVALGNVLLPALVKRDFAHRSGSMTSLYSSMMGVGATIAAATTVPLARGMGWRNALALWAVPAAIALAFWLPRVRAPRPARAQMEGGPSASRALVRTTLAWQVALFMGFQSLTFYVVLAWLPDLLQSRGVSAATAGLLLALSQATGIAGSAIVPFRA